A genomic region of Bacillus solimangrovi contains the following coding sequences:
- a CDS encoding DUF1540 domain-containing protein translates to MAQDVLCEVRNCSFWKNGNNCSASEIYVVSHSGNQANNQHETDCKTFDPKS, encoded by the coding sequence ATGGCACAAGATGTATTATGTGAAGTACGAAACTGTAGTTTTTGGAAGAATGGAAACAATTGTTCTGCTTCTGAAATTTATGTAGTTAGTCATAGTGGTAATCAAGCCAATAATCAACATGAAACTGACTGTAAAACATTTGATCCTAAGAGTTAA
- a CDS encoding metal ABC transporter solute-binding protein, Zn/Mn family, producing MFILNKWGKLTLALTILFGIFLSGCANNDSEQQEQQSTSEDHLEIYTTLFPFEDFAKKIGGTYVTVESIIPPGSDAHNYEPTTQTMIQLADADLFIYSNDDMETYAKSMAESLKAEQVTVLQASEGINLLEHGHEDQGDKTTEDQHEDNEHEENHTESVENEENHTEDDEHAHEEYDKDPHVWLDPTLSIQLANNIKEQLIELKPEASETFNKNFEQLKLQLLELDSQFHKLTDTTNKRKILVSHAAYGYWEQAYGIEQISITGLSPTNEPSQRQLETIIETAKQNDLQYIIFEQNVKPKIANIIKDELGAETLQLHNLSVRTDEEISNDEDYFSIMEKNLNTLEQALK from the coding sequence ATGTTTATATTGAACAAATGGGGTAAACTCACATTAGCTTTAACTATATTATTTGGCATATTTCTTTCAGGGTGTGCAAATAATGATTCTGAACAACAGGAACAACAAAGTACAAGTGAAGATCACTTAGAAATCTATACAACACTTTTTCCGTTTGAAGATTTCGCTAAAAAAATTGGTGGTACATACGTAACTGTTGAATCCATCATTCCTCCTGGTTCAGATGCTCATAATTATGAACCAACAACCCAAACTATGATTCAGTTAGCTGATGCGGACTTATTCATATATAGTAATGATGACATGGAAACATATGCTAAATCGATGGCAGAATCACTAAAAGCGGAACAAGTTACTGTCTTACAGGCTTCTGAAGGCATTAATTTATTAGAACATGGTCATGAAGATCAAGGTGACAAAACTACAGAAGATCAGCATGAAGACAATGAACATGAGGAAAATCATACTGAGAGTGTTGAAAATGAAGAAAATCACACTGAAGATGATGAACACGCTCATGAAGAATATGATAAAGATCCACATGTATGGCTTGACCCAACTCTCTCTATTCAGTTAGCAAATAATATTAAAGAACAGCTAATCGAATTGAAACCAGAAGCAAGTGAAACATTTAATAAAAACTTTGAACAATTAAAGCTCCAATTACTAGAGTTAGATTCTCAATTTCATAAACTTACTGATACTACTAATAAAAGAAAAATTCTTGTTTCTCATGCAGCCTATGGGTATTGGGAGCAGGCTTACGGAATTGAGCAAATTAGTATAACTGGTCTATCACCAACAAATGAACCATCTCAAAGACAACTTGAAACCATTATTGAGACGGCTAAACAAAACGATCTTCAATATATTATATTCGAACAGAATGTTAAACCAAAGATTGCTAATATTATTAAAGATGAACTAGGTGCTGAGACCCTTCAACTTCATAATCTATCAGTTCGTACAGATGAAGAAATCTCAAATGATGAAGACTACTTCAGTATCATGGAGAAAAATCTGAATACATTAGAACAAGCGTTAAAATAA
- a CDS encoding DUF2325 domain-containing protein encodes MENILIIGADRLGKIEKNLLEYGFSNVTHIDGRKVKMVHRKIPEQVDIILILTDFINHNLANTIKNKAKQNNIPTLYARRSWCSIAKSLETVS; translated from the coding sequence ATGGAAAATATATTAATCATTGGAGCAGATCGTCTTGGGAAAATTGAAAAAAACCTTCTCGAATATGGATTTTCTAATGTTACACATATAGATGGTCGTAAAGTTAAAATGGTTCACAGAAAAATTCCAGAACAAGTAGATATCATTCTCATTTTAACTGACTTCATTAATCATAACTTAGCAAATACAATTAAAAATAAAGCAAAGCAAAATAATATCCCAACACTATACGCAAGAAGATCGTGGTGTTCAATTGCAAAATCACTTGAAACAGTATCCTAA
- a CDS encoding YrhC family protein, with product MESQQFDRLSDKVQDYTNYSKILLMISIFFFMGTLMLMEQKTNEQLLIILVSTFCMLLTSGFFQLSASKIKKQINEQDQSSL from the coding sequence ATGGAATCTCAGCAGTTTGATAGATTAAGTGACAAAGTTCAAGATTATACAAATTATTCAAAAATACTACTTATGATAAGTATCTTTTTCTTTATGGGTACACTTATGCTAATGGAGCAAAAAACAAATGAGCAGCTTCTTATAATTCTAGTTTCTACATTCTGTATGCTTTTAACGAGTGGCTTTTTTCAACTTTCAGCATCTAAAATTAAAAAACAAATAAATGAACAAGACCAATCCAGCCTGTAA